The genomic DNA CACTCTTGGAGTATTGTTAGTTAGTATTGTCGGAACGGCTGTCGTTGTTAGTAGTATGCAGGCCCACAAATGTCTAATTCTGCTCAGCCAGGTGAGAGGAACATCTGTGTGGGGTCCCAGGAATTAATAAGCTTTTCTATGAATTGCCGGAACAGGGAGGGGAAGGACCTTTGTGTTTTGAAAGTCAAAGACACAAGCCATAACCTACCCTGTGAGAGGAGAAGTGAGGCTACCTACCTGGAGTTCTGCTCAGGAGTTAGTGAACTGGGCTGGGCTCATGGTGTTGGCCACTGCTGCAACCCTGCATTTCTTACTGCCTGCTGTCTTCTTTCTCCCCCACAGGCAGCTCCTGCAGCTGCTCCAGCTCCTGTGCCTGCAAGAACTGCAAGTGCACCTCCTGCAAGAAGAGTGAGTGGGGATCCCTGGGGTGGTGGCTGAGGCTGGACAGGGAGCACCTCCAGAGCTGCCTCTGAGAAAGGCCCTTTGCTCTCTGGGGCTATTCCACCCTTTCTCCCATCCTGTAATGTTGCACTGCAGCTCCCAGGGCCATGGTACTGTCTCAGGGCAGCGAGAATTCAAAGCCAGATGCTTCTCTGAGGGGGGCAAGAAGCTCAGCCAGGCCTGGGTGACAGGTAGAGGAAGCCTGCTCTGACCTCttgctctcccttcctttccaggctgctgctcctgctgccctgtgggCTGCTCCAAGTGTGCCCAGGGCTGTGTCTGCAAGGGCTCTTCAGACAAGTGCACCTGCTGTGCCTGATGTGAGGACACTGCTGCTCCCACTTGTAAATAGTAGTGCTGGACCACGCCAGAGTTTTTCATACAGCGCCACCCTTTCCCCTAAACCCCGTTTTCTACTAAGTATGTGAATAATAAAAGCCAGTTTGGTTCTAACTCTGGTTTTGGTtgtgtgtgatttaaaaaaaagaaactagggtGACAATTTGACTTGATAGTACAGTGATTTGGTTCTGGACTCAACTAGTGCCTTTACCTCCCCCTCTCTGGCCCCCAAGGAGGGGGAGTGTGTTTGGGAAAAGCCAAGTTACCTCATGCTCTCCCTCATCTGAAAGACAGCAGCCACGTGCCATGTCAGGTCAGTGTATGGTAGAGGGGGCAGATGCCTACTGCCCCATCCTCACACCACAATACATCCCAGTCCTTTATTTACCTTCTCTGTCTATTCCAATTTTCAGCTCATTGGATTGTTGGGTATATGGAGGGGGTATGCAGATTACTACCGTGCTTACTTGCCTGCTAGGCAGGAACTGAGCTGTGTAGTCCAGCCCTGTGTAGGTGGAGAGATGTGTTTGGGGACTTTGTTGGCTGTTTGGGCTCCAGAGCTCACCAAATGGCTTaggttggcctagaactgactctgcagcccagactggccttgaattcttttttgttttgttttgttttgttttttgttttttgagacagggtttctctgtgtagccttggccatcctggactcactttgtagaccaggctggccttgaactcacagcgatccgcctgcctctgcctcccgagtgctgggattaaaggcgtgggccaccacgcccggctggccttgaattcttgattctcctgtctcagcttcccggGGAGCTGAGATGACAGGACCAAGTTTGCCACCAGTCCATTTTAAAGCGATCCAGAGTCAGGTGTGGTTCACGCCAGTAATCACAGCCTTTGAGAAGCAGCAGTAGGAGGATCAGGAATCCCAGGTCAGTCTAGGTACtaagtttaagggcagcctgggctacatgtgacctTATCTCAGAAGAAAGGTGGTCAAGATGGGAACACACAGCTCCCAGATGTTGGATCCTCAGAGCCTCTCagtagtttgttttttctttggatgtgtgcatgtgggcacaccATGTGTTTGTGGTGAACTCGGAGGCCGGAGATCCTCATTGGGAATCTATCACTGTGCGTTTTACTTTCTGAGACATGTTCTTTTGGTAAACTTATAACTTGCTTCATTTCTGTTTGCATAAACGGCCATCAAAAcctggggatccaacactctcccCCAGTCTCAGCTCAACATTGGCTCACCACTCAAGTGAGCCTAGGACTTGAGCAGCAACACGCATAGGCACTAACCCCTAcattgtttaatttctttgtagtccagggtggcctggacCTCGCAAGGATCCTCCTTCCTCGGCCTccctagtactgagattaaaggcctgtgctaccaggcTAGGCTTAAAATAGCAggatttctctttcttaaaaatagtatttttttgagtcaggcatggtggcacaagcctttaatcccagcacttgggaggcagaggcaggtggatctctgtgagttccaggcctacaaagcaagtccaggacagccaaggctacacagagaaaccctgtctccaaatacacAAACACTGTGTTGGCCAGTGGTGGCAccggtctttaatcccagcattcaggaatcagaggcaggagaatttctatGAGTTCCAAACCAACCTGGTCAAGAAATCGAGTTGagggacaaccaggactgttacacagagaaaccctgtctcaaaaacaaacaaaaaacaaaacaaaacaaaaaacccaaacagctaTAAACcagtcaaacaacaacaaatacctcttaaaacaataacaacaaaggaaATAATGTAGTTACTTGGCCAAGAAATGTGTAGAGTTCAACTCCACTATGGTCTTGCGCTTAATCTCAGGAGTAGAGGGGCAGCTAGACTGAACCCCACCCTCTGACCCTTTCTGCTTGGTAAACACCTGGTCGCCCTCAGGCAGGAGGCCCTAGTACATATCCTCCCAGAAtagacagctctcctgctctagAATTCCACCCCCTGCAGAGACCCCTATCACTTTTCCATGTTCACCCTTGCAGCCCTACACCCATTCTGGAGAATAAACCTGATTATCACAAGGCTTGTGTCTTTCTGGTCTCTAGTCTCTGGCTAGGTGCTGGTTGACACCTCAGTGTGTTCGAACCCTACACTCATCTTGGGCAAGTGACTTCAAGATGGCGCCTCCGTTTCTACTATTTTACTGTGAAAATCCTAAACAGTCCTCACTGCATTGTAAGGAAATATGAGAGCCCTAACATAAAGCCCCGCAGCACGCGGTGCAGGGTGGGGGCTTCCCCAACAGCGACTAAATCTGGGCTGGGACTAGTTTTCGGAACCTTTTCACATTTTCAACGTAGTTTTCCTGTAAGCAGGGTCTCCAAGCCCCGCTTTCACCACAGGTGAGGCGCTGGTTTTGTGCCCGCTGGGGTAAACTGAGCAGGTGGTAGGGAGCTGGTTGCTCTGCACCCGAAAACTGAGAAGCCTGGGCGGGGTAAAGACCTGGTGTTGCAGGCTTCTGGCAACTAGCCCGCCAACGGAGCGGAGCGCAGACCCTTTGCACTCAGCCCGGTATGCTCAGCCCGCGTGCTGTGAGGAAAGGGGTGTGACCCAGCTCCTGGGCTTGCCCTGGCTGTATCCCAGGTGCAGGAAGGGGAAGCTTGCAGACTGATGATCAGACCTAGGCTTAGGGGCGTGTGCAGAGGATATGCCTAGTGAAAGAAGAAGGGCTTGTGCAGGGAGAAGGGACACGCGGGTGGTGTCCCACCAGGACGGAGCTTCTGCACTGCTCCCAATTCCTACCTTCTTTTAAAGGAAGCTCAGTACAAACTTCACTCCATCCAGCCTCCTCCTAGCACTCAAAACCACCAGTTTCTTGACGGTTGTCAGTTTCTGCCTCTGCTAAGCCATGGACCTCAACTAGTCCTGTGCTTCTACGTAAGAGGGCTGCTGCTGGCCCTCAGCAACCCGAGTTTCACTGAGAGACAGACGGGCTGTTGTGCAGCCCTTCTTCGGTCACTTTTAGTTTAATACTGGCTGTCCCTTCCTAAAGAGATCTggataaatacaca from Acomys russatus chromosome 26, mAcoRus1.1, whole genome shotgun sequence includes the following:
- the LOC127209473 gene encoding metallothionein-1-like; amino-acid sequence: MDPNCSCSAGSSCSCSSSCACKNCKCTSCKKSCCSCCPVGCSKCAQGCVCKGSSDKCTCCA